The Synechococcus sp. MU1643 genome contains a region encoding:
- a CDS encoding amino acid ABC transporter substrate-binding protein produces MFRSSSRVLIVALAGLSSLLASCASLDSAAGSRLDLVKARGELLCGVSGKIPGFSFLSPDGRYTGLDVDICRAMAAAFVGDAEKVQYRPLTAPERFTALRSGEIDLLSRNTTHTLSRDAVGGNGLRFGPVVFHDGQGLMVNATSGVRVLADLSGKSICVGSGTTTEQNLNDAFASQGLPYTPIKYQDLNQVVGGYLQGRCEAMTSDRSQLAAARSGFSDPQAHLILDDRISKEPLAPAVVGGDQPMGDAMTWVVNALIEAEERGITQGNVDAVVKQAAADPSQTALRRFLGVDPGLGRKLGLADDFVVQMIRATGNYGEIYNRHLGPDSAVAIPRGANRLGGEGGLMISPPFT; encoded by the coding sequence ATGTTCCGATCCAGTTCGCGTGTTCTGATCGTTGCGTTGGCCGGGTTGTCCTCTTTGCTTGCGTCCTGCGCGTCACTGGACAGTGCGGCTGGATCGCGTCTTGATCTGGTCAAAGCGCGTGGAGAGTTGCTTTGTGGGGTGAGCGGCAAGATTCCAGGCTTCAGTTTTCTCAGCCCTGATGGGCGTTACACCGGCCTGGATGTCGACATCTGCCGTGCCATGGCTGCTGCTTTTGTTGGTGATGCTGAGAAGGTTCAGTACCGGCCTCTAACCGCGCCTGAGCGGTTCACGGCCTTGCGATCGGGCGAGATCGATCTGTTGTCCCGCAACACCACCCACACCCTCAGCCGCGATGCGGTGGGGGGCAACGGGTTGCGCTTTGGGCCTGTGGTGTTCCATGACGGACAGGGCCTGATGGTGAATGCCACCAGCGGAGTGCGTGTGCTGGCTGATTTGAGTGGTAAGTCCATTTGCGTGGGATCGGGCACCACGACCGAGCAAAACCTCAACGATGCCTTCGCTTCCCAGGGGCTTCCTTACACACCAATCAAATACCAAGACCTCAATCAGGTGGTTGGCGGCTACCTCCAGGGGCGCTGCGAAGCCATGACGTCTGATCGGTCGCAACTGGCTGCGGCACGCTCAGGTTTCAGTGATCCCCAGGCGCATCTGATCCTTGATGACCGGATTAGCAAGGAGCCCTTGGCTCCAGCTGTGGTGGGGGGGGACCAGCCCATGGGTGATGCCATGACTTGGGTGGTCAACGCCCTGATCGAAGCCGAGGAACGGGGCATCACCCAAGGGAATGTGGATGCGGTGGTGAAGCAAGCCGCAGCCGATCCCTCCCAAACCGCTCTGCGGCGCTTCTTGGGTGTGGATCCAGGCCTGGGCCGAAAACTCGGACTGGCCGATGACTTTGTCGTTCAAATGATCCGTGCCACCGGCAATTACGGCGAGATCTACAACCGCCATCTCGGACCGGACAGTGCTGTGGCGATTCCAAGGGGGGCGAACCGCCTGGGCGGTGAAGGTGGTTTGATGATTTCCCCACCGTTCACCTGA
- a CDS encoding SulP family inorganic anion transporter, producing MAKRFSPTLVNQWLANPSKDLLSGLVVAFAMIPEAIAFSGIAGVDPKVGLFGAFCLSLTIAVVGGRMAMITSATGSTALLMTGLVATGEARGPGLGVQYLMVAGLVTGLLQILWGYLRLAYQMRFVPQGVLSGFVNALALLIFQAQLPQLGLNLHAGDVDHGASSLLPHGGQIPVVWGLVLLGLVIIYGLPRLTRVVPSQLVAIIVLTAISVGFSFDIPTVSSLGTLPAGLPSFSLPFGESGVPFSLDTLGLVLPTALAISLVGLMETFLTQDILDDKTDTTTNKNVEARGQGIANIVASLFGGMAGCALVGQSVMNVDNGGRTRLSTLFSGVSLLAMILLAGPWLKQIPMAALVAVMISIAVSTADINGLRNLRRIPKSDTSVMLMTFAVTMLTTPHNLALGVLAGVALAGILFSRKVAKVIQVEAVEIGDQERLYRVQGQLFFVSKVYFLQGFDLHDHPERITIDLSQAHIWDQSGVAALDQLIRKYRSGGSVVSVIGLNEESLDLFERIGGQESAHA from the coding sequence ATGGCCAAACGATTCAGCCCAACCCTGGTGAATCAGTGGTTGGCCAACCCCAGCAAAGACCTGCTTTCGGGTCTGGTGGTGGCTTTCGCGATGATTCCCGAGGCCATTGCCTTTTCGGGGATCGCTGGGGTTGATCCCAAGGTGGGCCTGTTCGGAGCGTTCTGCCTGTCGTTGACCATCGCCGTCGTGGGTGGTCGCATGGCCATGATCACCTCAGCCACCGGCTCTACGGCCCTTTTGATGACAGGGCTTGTGGCCACCGGTGAAGCCAGGGGGCCAGGCCTGGGTGTCCAGTACTTGATGGTGGCCGGGCTCGTGACGGGTCTACTGCAGATCCTCTGGGGTTATCTGCGTCTTGCCTATCAGATGCGCTTTGTTCCTCAAGGGGTGCTGAGCGGCTTCGTCAATGCGCTTGCCTTGCTTATTTTTCAGGCCCAGCTGCCCCAGCTCGGTCTCAATCTTCATGCTGGAGATGTTGACCATGGGGCCTCGTCGTTGCTCCCCCATGGCGGCCAGATCCCCGTCGTCTGGGGCTTGGTCCTGCTGGGTCTGGTGATCATCTATGGCCTTCCCCGGCTGACCCGGGTGGTGCCTTCACAGCTGGTGGCCATCATTGTTCTGACCGCCATCAGTGTGGGATTCAGCTTCGACATCCCCACGGTCAGCAGTCTCGGCACCCTTCCGGCAGGGCTTCCCTCCTTCAGCCTTCCCTTCGGTGAAAGCGGTGTTCCCTTCAGCTTGGACACCCTTGGCTTGGTGCTCCCCACAGCCTTGGCCATCTCCCTGGTGGGTCTGATGGAAACCTTCCTGACCCAGGACATCCTCGACGACAAGACCGATACCACCACCAATAAAAACGTTGAGGCCAGGGGGCAAGGCATCGCCAATATCGTCGCGTCCCTGTTCGGTGGCATGGCCGGCTGTGCCCTGGTGGGTCAGTCCGTGATGAATGTGGACAACGGCGGTCGCACGCGGCTCTCAACCCTGTTCTCGGGGGTGAGCCTGCTGGCGATGATCCTGCTGGCAGGGCCCTGGCTCAAGCAAATTCCGATGGCGGCCCTGGTGGCCGTGATGATCAGCATCGCTGTCAGCACCGCTGACATCAACGGTCTGCGCAATCTGCGTCGCATCCCCAAGAGCGACACCTCGGTGATGTTGATGACCTTTGCCGTCACGATGCTCACCACCCCTCACAACCTCGCCCTTGGCGTGTTGGCTGGCGTGGCACTGGCAGGAATTCTGTTCAGCCGCAAGGTGGCCAAGGTGATTCAGGTGGAGGCTGTCGAGATCGGTGATCAGGAGCGGTTGTACCGCGTGCAGGGGCAGCTGTTTTTTGTGAGCAAGGTGTATTTCCTTCAGGGATTTGATCTTCACGACCATCCAGAGCGCATCACGATTGATCTCTCCCAAGCCCATATTTGGGACCAGAGCGGCGTGGCTGCGTTGGATCAGCTCATCCGCAAATACCGCAGCGGTGGATCTGTTGTCAGCGTGATTGGTCTGAACGAGGAAAGCCTTGATCTGTTCGAGCGGATCGGCGGTCAGGAATCAGCCCATGCATGA
- a CDS encoding O-acetylhomoserine aminocarboxypropyltransferase/cysteine synthase family protein gives MSHRFETLQLHAGQSPDSATNARAVPIYQTSSYVFNDAEHGANLFGLKEFGNIYTRLMNPTTDVFEKRVAALEGGVAALATASGQSAQFLAITNCMQAGDNFVSTSYLYGGTYNQFKVQFPRLGIDVRFAEGDDVASFAAKIDDNTKALYVEAMGNPRFNIPDFEGLSALAKDKGIPLIVDNTLGACGALLRPIEHGADVVVESATKWIGGHGTSLGGVIVDAGTFNWGNGKFPLMSQPSAAYHGLVHWDAFGFGSDVCKMLGLPDDRNIAFALRARVEGLRDWGPAVSPFNSFLLLQGLETLSLRVERHTENAMALATWLQTHPAIAHVSYPGLASDPYNAAAKKYLTGRGMGCMLMFSLNGGYDDAVRFIDSLKLASHLANVGDAKTLVIHPASTTHQQLSEAEQASAGVTPTMVRVSVGLEHIDDIKADFEQALAVLS, from the coding sequence ATGTCTCACCGTTTCGAGACCCTGCAACTGCACGCCGGGCAGTCCCCGGATAGCGCAACAAACGCGCGGGCGGTTCCGATCTATCAGACCAGCTCCTACGTCTTCAATGACGCCGAACACGGAGCCAACCTTTTCGGTCTGAAGGAGTTCGGGAACATCTACACCCGCCTGATGAATCCCACCACCGACGTGTTTGAAAAACGCGTCGCCGCCCTTGAAGGCGGGGTGGCCGCACTGGCGACAGCCTCCGGGCAGTCGGCTCAGTTCCTGGCGATCACCAACTGCATGCAGGCGGGAGACAACTTCGTTTCAACGTCTTACCTGTACGGCGGCACATACAACCAGTTCAAGGTGCAGTTCCCGAGATTGGGAATCGACGTGCGTTTTGCCGAAGGCGACGACGTCGCGAGCTTTGCAGCAAAAATCGACGACAACACCAAAGCGCTCTACGTCGAGGCGATGGGAAATCCCCGCTTCAACATTCCCGATTTTGAGGGTCTTTCTGCGCTTGCCAAAGACAAAGGCATCCCATTGATCGTCGACAACACCCTTGGGGCCTGTGGGGCTCTGCTGCGACCGATTGAGCATGGCGCCGATGTGGTGGTTGAAAGTGCCACCAAGTGGATCGGGGGCCACGGCACCAGCCTGGGGGGCGTGATCGTGGATGCCGGCACGTTCAATTGGGGCAACGGCAAGTTCCCGTTGATGAGCCAGCCCAGCGCCGCTTATCACGGCTTGGTGCACTGGGATGCGTTTGGCTTCGGCAGTGACGTCTGCAAAATGCTTGGCCTGCCGGATGACCGCAACATCGCCTTCGCGCTGCGGGCCCGGGTGGAGGGCTTACGAGATTGGGGTCCGGCCGTTAGTCCGTTCAACAGCTTCTTGCTGCTGCAGGGCCTGGAAACCCTGAGCCTGCGCGTTGAGCGCCACACCGAAAACGCCATGGCCCTGGCCACCTGGCTGCAGACCCATCCCGCCATTGCCCATGTGAGCTATCCCGGTCTGGCTAGTGATCCTTACAACGCTGCCGCGAAGAAATACCTGACAGGCCGCGGGATGGGATGCATGCTGATGTTCTCCCTCAACGGTGGCTACGACGATGCAGTTCGCTTCATCGACAGCCTCAAGCTGGCCAGCCACCTTGCCAACGTGGGCGATGCCAAAACGCTGGTGATTCACCCCGCGTCCACGACCCACCAGCAACTGAGTGAGGCTGAACAAGCCTCGGCTGGAGTGACCCCCACGATGGTGCGGGTCTCTGTCGGACTCGAGCACATCGACGACATCAAGGCCGACTTCGAGCAGGCCCTAGCCGTTCTCAGCTGA
- a CDS encoding amino acid ABC transporter ATP-binding protein, with protein MTVAIRATDLVKSYSQGVRALDGVTLEVNSGEVLVVMGPSGSGKSTLIRTFNGLETLDGGALDVLGVSLDATHGERQVRAIRKRVGMVFQQFNLFPHLSILDNITLAPIKVQQRAKASAEERAMELLDQMGIREQAYKYPAQLSGGQQQRVAIARALALDPEVMLFDEPTSALDPERVKEVLDAMRQLAKGGMTMVVVTHELSFAREVADRVMFMDLGQVVETSDPETFFSNAREERSRRFLNQMQH; from the coding sequence ATGACTGTTGCCATTCGTGCCACTGATCTGGTCAAGAGCTATTCCCAAGGGGTTCGAGCTCTCGATGGCGTCACCCTTGAGGTGAACAGCGGCGAAGTGCTTGTGGTGATGGGCCCTTCTGGGTCCGGTAAGAGCACGCTGATCCGTACCTTCAATGGTCTGGAAACGCTGGACGGCGGTGCTCTTGATGTGCTCGGGGTTTCCTTGGATGCCACCCATGGTGAACGTCAGGTGCGGGCGATTCGCAAGCGCGTGGGGATGGTGTTTCAGCAGTTCAACCTGTTTCCTCACCTTTCCATTCTCGACAACATCACCCTTGCTCCGATCAAGGTGCAACAGCGTGCCAAGGCGTCTGCCGAGGAGCGGGCGATGGAGCTTCTTGATCAGATGGGGATTCGCGAGCAGGCCTACAAGTACCCGGCGCAGCTCAGTGGTGGTCAGCAGCAGCGGGTGGCAATCGCCCGGGCTCTGGCGTTGGATCCTGAGGTGATGCTGTTCGACGAGCCCACCAGCGCCTTGGATCCGGAGCGGGTGAAGGAAGTGTTGGATGCGATGCGTCAGTTGGCCAAAGGCGGCATGACGATGGTGGTTGTCACCCACGAACTGAGCTTTGCCCGTGAGGTGGCGGATCGGGTGATGTTCATGGATCTGGGCCAGGTGGTGGAGACCTCCGATCCAGAGACGTTCTTCAGCAATGCCAGGGAAGAACGCAGCCGCAGGTTCCTTAATCAGATGCAGCACTAA
- a CDS encoding amino acid ABC transporter permease, which produces MNRWLDRGITLLLLALLGWAGWSMLHWLLFGADWSVVTTNLPLYAVGSFPADQRWRPLLWMAALITLTLLTLVGPKHGWLRRWLPLFWIVMAPLGLWFLAGGLGLLPVGTRSWGGLTLTLLLTGGSGALALPLGILLALGRRSDLPVMRWISAAYIELMRAVPLIAVLFFGQLLIPLFLPPGLEINRVLRALVAFALFAAAYIAEDVRGGLQAIPPTQREAAAVLGLSPRQSLQLVVLPQALRVALPSLTNQAVGLLQNTSLMAILGLVELLGISRSLLANPAFIGRYLEVYLWLAAVYWLACTAMALLARHLEVQLDPARSAS; this is translated from the coding sequence ATGAACCGTTGGTTGGATCGTGGGATCACCCTGCTACTGCTGGCTCTGCTCGGATGGGCTGGCTGGTCAATGCTGCATTGGCTGCTGTTTGGGGCTGACTGGTCTGTGGTGACCACAAATCTGCCGCTGTATGCCGTGGGCAGTTTTCCAGCGGATCAACGCTGGCGACCGCTGCTGTGGATGGCTGCACTGATCACGCTCACGCTGCTGACCCTCGTCGGTCCAAAGCATGGCTGGCTTCGCCGTTGGTTGCCGTTGTTCTGGATCGTGATGGCACCGCTGGGTCTCTGGTTTTTGGCCGGAGGTTTGGGCTTGCTGCCGGTGGGCACGCGCAGTTGGGGTGGTCTGACGCTCACGCTGCTGCTTACGGGAGGCAGTGGTGCTTTGGCGCTTCCGTTGGGGATCCTCCTAGCCCTCGGCCGGCGCAGTGATCTGCCAGTGATGCGTTGGATCAGCGCTGCTTACATCGAGCTGATGCGGGCTGTGCCGTTGATTGCGGTTCTGTTTTTCGGACAACTACTGATTCCGTTGTTCCTGCCGCCAGGGCTTGAGATCAATCGGGTTCTGCGGGCGCTTGTGGCTTTCGCTTTGTTTGCAGCGGCATACATCGCAGAGGATGTGCGCGGTGGACTGCAGGCGATTCCGCCCACCCAGCGGGAAGCTGCAGCCGTGCTGGGGCTGTCGCCACGTCAATCGCTGCAATTGGTGGTGCTGCCGCAGGCACTGCGGGTTGCGCTTCCTTCGCTCACCAACCAGGCGGTGGGTTTGCTGCAAAACACAAGCCTGATGGCCATTCTGGGTTTGGTGGAATTACTGGGCATCAGCCGCAGCCTGTTGGCGAATCCAGCTTTCATCGGCCGCTATCTGGAGGTCTATCTCTGGCTTGCTGCGGTTTACTGGCTGGCGTGTACGGCCATGGCGCTACTGGCCCGCCACCTGGAAGTTCAGCTTGACCCTGCCCGCTCCGCCTCATGA
- a CDS encoding AEC family transporter — protein sequence MPILRFLLELVPSLLLGFWAGRRHETLSTRLAAPLVRFGVPISVMGLLLKGGLSGDMLQAAGLAVLAMGLVLVGAARLPGLAELASPMLRLGSCTGNTAYFGVPLALAFLPDEALPISIGYDLGATLLVWSLGPLLIGRQVDGSKRLRGLLSSVAGSPATQGLIGALLVQATPWSGAMADALWWPSRCVIVLALMVVGMRLGSIHRHGIAPVARPVQLLKPLVAKLLLYPLLLLLLASLLKFKPLMVQAVALQGAAPTAISLLLIAESVGADQEQAAGLVFWSTLLALMTAPAWGVLLRSQF from the coding sequence GTGCCAATTCTTCGGTTTTTGCTGGAGCTTGTGCCCTCTCTTCTGCTTGGGTTCTGGGCTGGTCGACGCCATGAAACCCTGTCCACCCGATTGGCTGCACCGCTGGTGCGCTTTGGTGTGCCGATCAGTGTGATGGGCCTGCTCTTGAAAGGTGGCCTCAGCGGCGACATGTTGCAGGCCGCAGGTCTTGCGGTGCTCGCGATGGGCCTTGTTCTGGTGGGGGCCGCGCGCCTGCCGGGATTGGCTGAGCTGGCGTCTCCCATGCTGCGGCTCGGCAGCTGCACCGGAAACACGGCCTATTTCGGGGTTCCTCTTGCCCTGGCCTTCCTCCCTGACGAAGCTCTGCCCATCAGCATTGGCTACGACCTCGGGGCGACACTGCTGGTCTGGAGCCTGGGACCGCTGCTGATCGGGAGGCAGGTCGATGGTTCCAAACGGTTACGTGGTCTTCTGAGCAGCGTTGCTGGGAGTCCTGCAACCCAAGGACTGATCGGCGCTTTGCTGGTTCAGGCGACCCCATGGTCTGGAGCGATGGCCGATGCGCTGTGGTGGCCCTCCCGCTGCGTGATTGTGCTGGCTCTGATGGTGGTGGGCATGCGCCTGGGCAGCATTCATCGTCATGGCATCGCTCCAGTGGCCCGTCCTGTGCAGCTGCTCAAGCCACTGGTGGCCAAACTCCTGCTTTACCCGTTGCTCCTGTTGCTGCTTGCATCGTTGTTGAAGTTCAAGCCTTTGATGGTTCAGGCGGTTGCTCTGCAAGGAGCCGCACCGACGGCGATCTCTCTTTTGCTGATTGCAGAGTCTGTGGGTGCTGATCAGGAGCAGGCCGCAGGTCTGGTGTTTTGGAGCACGCTGCTGGCATTGATGACAGCGCCTGCATGGGGCGTGCTGCTGCGATCTCAGTTCTGA
- a CDS encoding alpha-ketoglutarate-dependent dioxygenase AlkB, translating to MAIHPAAAVTDWSLHEGWLKPDLARHWQTQLEHQLQWEQPVVQVYGKRHPVPRMTVFLANEGIHYRYSGAIHTGCGWPEWFKPLLHQVNEACETHFNGCLLNLYRHGDDRMGWHADDEPEIDQRAPIASLSLGATRDFQLRHRNTAQLKMSLPLADGDLLVMHPGCQSRWMHSVPQRRKVQSTRINLTFRRFQN from the coding sequence ATGGCCATCCATCCAGCCGCAGCTGTAACGGACTGGTCCCTGCATGAGGGTTGGCTGAAGCCAGATCTTGCCAGGCACTGGCAAACACAGCTTGAACACCAGCTCCAGTGGGAGCAGCCCGTCGTTCAGGTCTATGGCAAGCGCCACCCGGTCCCCCGAATGACGGTGTTTCTTGCCAATGAAGGAATTCACTACCGCTACAGCGGTGCCATTCACACCGGCTGTGGCTGGCCTGAATGGTTCAAGCCATTACTCCACCAGGTGAATGAAGCCTGTGAGACACACTTCAACGGATGCCTGCTCAATTTGTATCGCCATGGCGATGACCGCATGGGTTGGCACGCCGATGACGAACCGGAAATTGATCAGCGGGCTCCGATTGCCTCCCTTTCACTCGGGGCGACGCGGGATTTTCAGCTCCGCCACCGCAACACTGCTCAGCTGAAGATGTCTCTGCCGTTGGCCGATGGTGACCTTCTGGTGATGCACCCGGGGTGTCAGAGCCGCTGGATGCACAGTGTTCCCCAGCGGCGCAAAGTGCAGAGCACCCGCATCAACCTCACCTTTCGCCGTTTTCAGAACTGA
- a CDS encoding AbrB family transcriptional regulator, which produces MLTGSDLLAKVKELGDVSKSDLVRACGYVSDKKDGGDRLNFTAFYEALLEAKGVNLSSGGAAIGKGGRKLSYIAKVQGNGNLLIGKAYTAMLNLEPGDEFEIKLGKKAIRLIPTGAAAEHSEAADQVDE; this is translated from the coding sequence ATGCTGACCGGTTCCGATCTGCTTGCCAAGGTCAAAGAGCTTGGAGATGTTTCCAAATCCGACCTGGTAAGAGCTTGCGGATACGTCTCTGACAAGAAAGATGGTGGTGATCGCCTGAATTTCACAGCCTTCTACGAAGCTCTGCTTGAAGCCAAGGGCGTGAATTTGAGCAGCGGTGGTGCTGCGATTGGCAAAGGCGGTCGCAAGCTGAGCTACATCGCCAAAGTGCAGGGGAACGGCAATCTGCTGATCGGCAAGGCTTACACCGCCATGCTGAACCTGGAACCCGGTGACGAGTTTGAGATCAAGCTTGGCAAAAAAGCCATCCGTCTGATCCCCACGGGTGCAGCTGCGGAGCACAGCGAAGCTGCCGACCAAGTTGACGAGTGA
- a CDS encoding ABC transporter permease subunit (The N-terminal region of this protein, as described by TIGR01726, is a three transmembrane segment that identifies a subfamily of ABC transporter permease subunits, which specificities that include histidine, arginine, glutamine, glutamate, L-cystine (sic), the opines (in Agrobacterium) octopine and nopaline, etc.): MRQRRLLVQVGVAAVLIGLLALLVNNLAVNLIRTGLGLGFGWLGRPAGFALAETALPYAPSDSYLWALTIGWLNSLKVIAAGLVLATVLGVAAGAARSSNNRLLSSLAGGYVALIRQIPLLLQLLFWYFVAFLGLPSVPIGGLIRLSNQGIQLLGLNLSVEFCAVLVGLTVFTGASIAEIVRGGINAVPRGQWEAFRSLGLGEGLGLRRIVLPQALPAILPALTSQYLNLAKNSTLAIAVGYADLYAVSDTTITQTGRAIEGFLLLLLSFLLLNLLISGGMAAFNRAVLGRLNRSR, from the coding sequence ATGCGGCAGCGTCGTCTTCTGGTTCAGGTTGGTGTCGCCGCCGTTCTGATCGGCCTTCTGGCTCTGTTGGTCAACAATCTGGCCGTCAATCTGATCCGGACGGGCTTGGGGCTGGGTTTTGGCTGGCTGGGTCGACCCGCTGGTTTTGCACTGGCGGAAACAGCTCTCCCCTATGCCCCATCCGATAGCTACCTCTGGGCCTTGACCATCGGTTGGCTTAACAGCCTGAAGGTGATCGCAGCTGGTCTGGTGTTGGCCACCGTCCTGGGTGTGGCTGCTGGTGCAGCCCGCAGCAGCAATAACCGTTTGCTGAGCAGCCTGGCTGGGGGCTACGTGGCGTTGATTCGTCAGATTCCTCTGCTCCTGCAGTTGCTGTTCTGGTATTTCGTTGCCTTCCTTGGCCTTCCGTCGGTGCCGATCGGTGGGTTGATCCGGCTTTCGAATCAGGGCATTCAGTTGTTAGGCCTGAATCTCAGCGTTGAATTTTGTGCGGTTCTTGTCGGGCTCACGGTGTTCACGGGTGCGTCGATTGCAGAGATCGTGCGCGGTGGCATCAACGCTGTGCCAAGGGGCCAGTGGGAGGCCTTTCGCAGCCTTGGACTTGGGGAAGGGCTAGGGCTGCGTCGGATTGTGTTGCCCCAGGCGCTTCCGGCGATTCTTCCTGCGCTCACGAGCCAATACCTCAATCTCGCGAAGAACAGCACCCTGGCGATTGCCGTGGGCTACGCCGATCTCTACGCCGTCAGTGACACCACCATCACCCAAACCGGCCGCGCCATTGAAGGCTTCCTGCTGCTGCTGCTCAGCTTTCTGCTGCTGAATTTGTTGATCAGCGGCGGCATGGCTGCCTTCAACCGTGCCGTTCTGGGCCGTCTCAACAGGAGCCGTTGA
- a CDS encoding transglycosylase SLT domain-containing protein: MRSRNVLVVSAITASLLTGLLLKPKQPQAEAEAVVPKPVVMAPVLLPAQASQPTTKGGRQYPLVPAESAELAALLVAVEQALRDPATPAEALPDLGHQQQVIYRVLSTDEPRSQQVVKALPPRWRSVAERHLAARREFVRMSRGRGPTMLPAWRIIQPEPAADLLSYYRKAEAATRIEWEVLAAVNLVETGMGRIDGISVANAQGPMQFLPTTWAEPGIGAGDIRDPNDAIQAAARYLVRRGGLQDIRRGLWGYNNSDYYGRAVLLYASLMKEDPTAYTGLYHWEIHFNAADGDLWLPVGYNQPQRISVEKHLQDNPASRSPNR; this comes from the coding sequence ATGCGCAGCCGCAATGTGCTGGTTGTCTCGGCCATCACGGCAAGCCTGCTGACTGGGCTTTTGCTGAAACCAAAACAGCCGCAGGCTGAAGCCGAAGCGGTGGTTCCCAAGCCAGTGGTGATGGCACCAGTGCTGCTTCCGGCCCAAGCCAGCCAACCGACAACGAAAGGCGGCCGTCAGTACCCCCTTGTGCCAGCGGAGTCAGCCGAGCTGGCAGCACTGCTGGTTGCTGTTGAACAGGCTCTAAGGGATCCCGCCACACCGGCCGAGGCACTGCCCGATCTCGGCCATCAACAGCAGGTGATCTACCGGGTCTTATCGACAGACGAACCCAGATCTCAGCAGGTCGTGAAGGCGTTACCCCCGCGCTGGCGCAGCGTGGCCGAACGCCACCTGGCGGCACGGCGCGAATTCGTTCGCATGAGCCGCGGCCGTGGGCCGACGATGCTCCCCGCCTGGCGGATCATTCAGCCCGAACCGGCGGCGGATCTGCTCAGCTATTACCGCAAGGCCGAGGCGGCGACAAGGATCGAATGGGAGGTATTGGCGGCCGTGAATCTGGTTGAAACGGGCATGGGTCGCATCGATGGCATCTCCGTAGCCAATGCCCAGGGCCCGATGCAGTTCCTACCTACCACCTGGGCTGAACCTGGGATTGGCGCCGGGGACATCCGCGATCCCAACGACGCCATCCAGGCAGCAGCGCGCTACCTGGTCAGGCGGGGCGGACTGCAGGACATTCGCCGCGGCCTCTGGGGCTACAACAACAGCGATTACTACGGCCGCGCCGTACTGCTCTATGCCTCACTGATGAAAGAGGACCCCACGGCCTACACCGGTTTGTATCACTGGGAAATCCACTTCAATGCTGCAGACGGCGATCTTTGGCTGCCGGTGGGTTACAACCAACCACAGCGCATCTCGGTTGAGAAGCATCTGCAGGACAACCCCGCCAGCAGATCACCAAACCGGTGA
- a CDS encoding homoserine O-succinyltransferase, translating to MALILPGSYHKIAEVERNRISWIQPEQAERQDIRPLRIGILNIMPLGKQYEFNLLHPLGLSVLQIEPIWIRLNSHAYKSWDQNHLDQLYVSWDEALSQGPLDGLIITGAPVEHLPFEKVSYWNELVQLIEKARSTCASTLGLCWAGFALAYLAGVDKVAFQQKLFGIYPMRSLVPGHPLMGTQDDHFVCPQSRHAGLPDAAMEGAERDGRLRLLAHGEHVGYTIFETPDQRQLMHLGHPEYNVGRILGEMERDQARGDVPPPENFDAAQPQTLWRSHRNLLFQQWLWFCYQRVSLKA from the coding sequence ATGGCGCTGATCCTTCCTGGCAGTTACCACAAAATCGCGGAGGTTGAACGCAACCGGATTTCCTGGATTCAGCCTGAACAGGCCGAACGCCAGGACATTCGGCCCCTGCGTATCGGCATTTTGAACATCATGCCGCTGGGCAAGCAGTACGAGTTCAACCTGCTGCATCCACTGGGCCTTTCGGTGCTGCAGATCGAACCGATTTGGATTCGACTCAACTCCCATGCCTACAAGAGTTGGGATCAAAACCATCTCGACCAGCTCTATGTGAGCTGGGATGAAGCCTTGTCCCAAGGTCCCCTGGATGGCTTGATCATCACCGGTGCCCCCGTGGAACACCTGCCCTTTGAAAAGGTCAGTTACTGGAATGAACTGGTCCAGTTAATCGAGAAAGCGCGAAGCACTTGTGCCAGCACCCTAGGCCTGTGCTGGGCCGGTTTCGCCCTCGCCTACCTTGCAGGCGTCGACAAGGTGGCCTTCCAGCAGAAGCTGTTCGGGATCTACCCGATGCGCAGCCTTGTTCCGGGGCATCCGTTGATGGGAACCCAAGACGACCATTTCGTCTGCCCCCAAAGCCGTCATGCCGGACTACCGGATGCCGCCATGGAAGGCGCCGAACGGGATGGACGTCTTCGTTTGCTCGCCCACGGCGAACACGTTGGCTACACCATTTTCGAGACACCGGATCAGCGTCAGCTCATGCACCTCGGCCACCCCGAATACAACGTGGGACGGATCCTCGGAGAAATGGAACGCGACCAGGCCCGGGGAGATGTTCCTCCGCCTGAAAATTTCGATGCAGCCCAACCCCAGACCCTGTGGCGGTCCCACCGAAACCTTCTATTTCAACAGTGGCTTTGGTTCTGCTATCAGCGGGTCAGCCTGAAAGCCTGA